In Bythopirellula goksoeyrii, a single window of DNA contains:
- a CDS encoding NADPH-dependent FMN reductase, with amino-acid sequence MNQLVISCSLSPTSHSALMANRLVNELRKVGDETELVDLRDVSLPFCDGNASYDDTNVAMLSAKIEAAHAVALAMPIYYYDVGGAARNLIAMTGSSWKEQIVGLLGAAGGRSSYMSLMPIGNSLMLDFRCIILPRFVYATRQSCGNGKLIDAAIQERLGRLAGDMHHFASCLRQFNDSPENSSQKCTKGSR; translated from the coding sequence GTGAATCAACTTGTGATTTCTTGCAGTCTGTCGCCCACCAGCCACAGCGCCTTGATGGCCAATCGGCTGGTCAATGAGTTGCGCAAAGTTGGCGACGAAACCGAGCTGGTTGATCTCCGCGATGTTAGTTTGCCATTTTGTGACGGAAATGCCAGCTACGATGATACCAACGTAGCGATGCTCTCGGCGAAGATTGAAGCGGCACACGCAGTCGCACTAGCGATGCCGATTTACTATTACGACGTAGGAGGAGCAGCACGAAATTTGATTGCCATGACTGGTTCATCTTGGAAGGAGCAGATCGTGGGTTTGCTAGGAGCCGCCGGTGGACGAAGCTCCTATATGTCGCTCATGCCAATTGGAAATTCGTTGATGCTTGATTTTCGCTGCATAATCCTTCCGCGATTTGTTTACGCTACCCGACAGAGTTGTGGCAACGGCAAATTGATCGATGCAGCGATCCAAGAACGCCTGGGTCGTCTAGCCGGTGACATGCACCATTTTGCCAGTTGCCTCAGACAGTTTAACGATTCGCCAGAAAACTCAAGTCAGAAGTGCACAAAGGGGAGTCGCTAA
- a CDS encoding serine/threonine-protein kinase, with amino-acid sequence MEQQNNNSVPSAADTPSSYAETIESPLSLLELSDATQPSVRVPLQRNIALVEGSAPQLSQETLDLLRDRLRTVALLLCGGFAVFLAWDLLSPARYLSSHSQLTLWFHAAVTVVLAVLAQRMCTRCDFVLKHLRLTEFLVFGTPALFFLLLNYDQLVQSAELQDGHSHIPNISGVWLLLIFTYAVFIPNHWQRAAIVLSLMGLAPMVVLSIVYFTSPAFSELSHLAPFRGVFVQQFLSTLLMVVVGTVGVRTIGNLRQEAFAAKQLGQYRLRQMLGSGGMGEVYLAEHNMMKRPCAIKIIRPEKTRDPKVLARFEREVQATAKLSHWNSIDIYDYGRTSDGTFYYVMEFLPGHNIGEMVDTYGSLPAGRVVYLMKQVCEALSEAHSHGLVHRDIKPANIFCAYRGGQFDVAKLLDFGLAKPTKEVDDVELTQEGAITGSPLYMSPEQATGSNEVDERSDIYSLGAVMYLMATGHPPFDYQQPIKVLIAHASEAPIAPREWNPSVPIELEEIILRCLEKQPEDRFQSVEELRDQLDAVPQAEPWSSHQASEWWNCNGCPKRKKLAAELVEMAAG; translated from the coding sequence ATGGAACAGCAAAATAATAATTCTGTCCCGTCGGCTGCCGACACACCGAGCAGCTATGCTGAGACGATTGAGTCGCCACTTTCCCTCTTGGAACTGTCGGATGCAACTCAACCGAGTGTCCGAGTTCCGCTTCAGCGAAATATTGCACTTGTTGAAGGGAGCGCCCCCCAGCTTTCCCAGGAAACACTCGACTTACTGCGAGATCGTCTGCGTACAGTCGCTCTACTCTTGTGTGGTGGCTTTGCTGTCTTTTTGGCATGGGATTTACTTTCGCCAGCACGCTACCTTTCCAGTCATTCGCAGTTGACTCTTTGGTTCCATGCTGCCGTGACAGTTGTGCTGGCAGTGCTAGCACAGCGGATGTGTACTCGATGTGACTTTGTTCTCAAGCATCTCCGCCTCACGGAGTTTTTAGTCTTCGGTACGCCGGCTCTGTTCTTTCTGTTGTTGAATTACGATCAACTTGTCCAATCCGCTGAACTCCAAGATGGTCATTCTCACATTCCTAATATCAGCGGTGTTTGGCTACTGTTAATTTTCACCTACGCGGTCTTCATACCCAATCATTGGCAACGCGCTGCAATCGTTTTGAGCCTGATGGGTCTGGCACCTATGGTCGTGTTGTCCATTGTTTATTTCACCTCACCAGCGTTCTCGGAGTTGAGCCACCTGGCGCCTTTCCGCGGTGTTTTTGTCCAGCAATTTCTTTCCACCTTGCTGATGGTTGTCGTTGGCACAGTCGGTGTAAGAACCATTGGTAATCTTCGCCAAGAGGCCTTCGCTGCCAAGCAACTTGGCCAATATCGCCTGCGGCAGATGCTTGGTAGTGGCGGCATGGGGGAAGTCTATCTGGCTGAGCACAACATGATGAAACGTCCGTGCGCGATCAAGATCATTCGCCCCGAGAAAACCCGCGATCCCAAAGTGTTGGCTCGGTTTGAACGCGAGGTGCAGGCGACTGCCAAGCTCTCGCACTGGAATTCGATCGACATCTACGACTATGGCCGCACGAGCGATGGCACGTTTTACTATGTGATGGAGTTCTTGCCAGGGCATAATATCGGTGAAATGGTAGATACATATGGATCCTTGCCTGCGGGGCGTGTGGTGTACCTCATGAAGCAAGTCTGCGAAGCGCTGTCCGAAGCACATTCCCATGGATTGGTACACCGCGACATCAAACCGGCAAACATCTTCTGCGCCTATCGCGGTGGGCAATTCGATGTAGCCAAATTGCTAGACTTCGGTCTAGCCAAACCCACCAAAGAAGTCGACGATGTCGAACTCACTCAGGAAGGGGCGATCACTGGTTCACCTCTCTACATGTCCCCCGAACAGGCAACAGGCAGTAACGAAGTCGATGAGCGGAGTGATATCTACTCTTTGGGAGCGGTCATGTATTTGATGGCCACCGGCCATCCTCCTTTCGATTATCAACAGCCGATCAAAGTTCTTATCGCTCATGCGAGTGAGGCGCCCATCGCTCCCCGCGAATGGAACCCCTCGGTACCTATCGAGTTGGAAGAGATCATCTTGCGCTGCTTAGAAAAGCAACCCGAAGATCGCTTCCAGTCGGTGGAAGAACTCCGCGACCAATTGGACGCGGTGCCACAGGCCGAGCCCTGGTCAAGCCATCAGGCATCGGAGTGGTGGAACTGCAACGGTTGCCCCAAACGGAAAAAACTTGCTGCCGAACTTGTCGAAATGGCGGCGGGGTAG